The following proteins are encoded in a genomic region of Primulina huaijiensis isolate GDHJ02 chromosome 3, ASM1229523v2, whole genome shotgun sequence:
- the LOC140974036 gene encoding uncharacterized protein isoform X2: protein MVDYLIQRSENYLAESALESGVNEEISENPYDILSDLIDDFSSSKRNFFSRVSGWLLSERREDWIDDLVQEMEINGFWLLNRRESVAQTLLKNVDYKNKYHCGKSFKSVDDQEVHKLQCSFRTVTCTNEGCNSRFSAAQIDHHDSTCPFKILPCEQNCSDRIMRRQMDRHCITICPMKLVKCPFYSVGCHSTIPQCTIDQHRSEGLCSHVLYILQALHGEGLAETLKERAEAVVKLSSPEQLASARDARALTISVKELDSKFGPLKVKLNANHSEELTDSTDEMEIPSLHIQNDGLEEFTKKEEKQIMSPSKGSDHDDSCHEKETSVDSPAKVSAQIESKLRQENLNESPCQRKEDVHSPTEVEEQMRKSSIAAVVDPDTEEHATLQIKKEELSESIHEREKHNESAN from the exons ATGGTGGATTATCTTATCCAGCGAAGTGAAAATTACTTGGCCGAGTCTGCCCTAGAAAGTGGTGTGAATGAAGAAATATCTGAAAACCCATACGATATTCTCTCTGATTTGATTGACGATTTTTCAAGTTCTAAAAGGAACTTTTTCAGCAGAGTTTCAGGATGGCTACTGAGTGAACGAAGAGAAGACTGGATAGATGATCTAGTGCAAGAGATGGAAATAAATGGTTTTTGGTTGTTGAATAGGAGAGAATCGGTTGCGCAGACTCTCTTGAAGAATGTTGATTACAAAAACAAATATCACTGTGGAAAGAGCTTTAAATCTGTGGATGATCAAGAAGTGCATAAATTGCAGTGCAGTTTTAGGACTGTGACCTGCACAAATGAAGGGTGCAATTCTAGATTTAGTGCAGCTCAGATAGATCATCATGATTCAACCTGTCCTTTTAAAATACTTCCATGTGAGCAAAACTGCTCTGACAGGATCATGAGGCGTCAGATGGACCGGCATTGTATTACCATATGTCCCATGAAACTTGTGAAATGTCCTTTTTATTCAGTAGGATGCCATTCTACTATTCCTCAATGCACTATCGACCAACATCGATCTGAGGGTCTCTGTTCTCACGTGCTTTACATTCTTCAAGCTCTTCATGGTGAAGGATTAGCAGAGACTTTGAAGGAAAGGGCAGAAGCTGTGGTAAAG CTATCATCTCCTGAACAACTAGCATCAGCTCGTGATGCAAGAGCTTTAACCATTTCTGTCAAAGAACTTGATTCAAAGTTCGGGcctttaaaagttaaattaaatGCAAATCACTCTGAAGAGTTGACAGATTCAACTGACGAGATGGAGATCCCCAGCTTACATATCCAAAATGATGGGTTAGAGGAGTTCacgaaaaaagaagaaaagcaGATCATGTCACCCTCCAAAGGTAGCGACCATGATGACTCCTGCCATGAGAAGGAGACATCAGTGGACTCACCCGCTAAAGTAAGTGCACAAATTGAGTCAAAACTTAGGCAAGAAAACTTGAATGAGTCGCCCTGTCAAAGAAAAGAGGATGTACACTCACCAACCGAAGTTGAAGAGCAGATGAGGAAATCATCCATAGCTGCAGTGGTTGATCCAGATACAGAGGAACATGCTACATTACAAATCAAGAAAGAAGAGCTCTCAGAATCAATTCATGAGAGGGAAAAGCATAACGAGTCAGCTAACTAG
- the LOC140974036 gene encoding uncharacterized protein isoform X1, translating to MMNPPVDDNELEPEKLEEEKVAGPLVHCDLYDTDIVYKIAQELLPGLASACIDNTTGGLLKSPASVAVDIRREMVDYLIQRSENYLAESALESGVNEEISENPYDILSDLIDDFSSSKRNFFSRVSGWLLSERREDWIDDLVQEMEINGFWLLNRRESVAQTLLKNVDYKNKYHCGKSFKSVDDQEVHKLQCSFRTVTCTNEGCNSRFSAAQIDHHDSTCPFKILPCEQNCSDRIMRRQMDRHCITICPMKLVKCPFYSVGCHSTIPQCTIDQHRSEGLCSHVLYILQALHGEGLAETLKERAEAVVKLSSPEQLASARDARALTISVKELDSKFGPLKVKLNANHSEELTDSTDEMEIPSLHIQNDGLEEFTKKEEKQIMSPSKGSDHDDSCHEKETSVDSPAKVSAQIESKLRQENLNESPCQRKEDVHSPTEVEEQMRKSSIAAVVDPDTEEHATLQIKKEELSESIHEREKHNESAN from the exons ATGATGAATCCACCTGTTGATGACAATGAGTTAGAACCAGAgaaacttgaagaagaaaaggtGGCAGGTCCCTTGGTTCACTGTGATCTTTATGATACCGATATAGTTTATAAGATAGCGCAGGAATTGCTTCCTGGATTGGCCTCAGCATGTATTGACAACACAACTGGTGGCCTCTTAAAAAGCCCAGCTTCAGTGGCTGTCGATATAAGAAGAGAAATGGTGGATTATCTTATCCAGCGAAGTGAAAATTACTTGGCCGAGTCTGCCCTAGAAAGTGGTGTGAATGAAGAAATATCTGAAAACCCATACGATATTCTCTCTGATTTGATTGACGATTTTTCAAGTTCTAAAAGGAACTTTTTCAGCAGAGTTTCAGGATGGCTACTGAGTGAACGAAGAGAAGACTGGATAGATGATCTAGTGCAAGAGATGGAAATAAATGGTTTTTGGTTGTTGAATAGGAGAGAATCGGTTGCGCAGACTCTCTTGAAGAATGTTGATTACAAAAACAAATATCACTGTGGAAAGAGCTTTAAATCTGTGGATGATCAAGAAGTGCATAAATTGCAGTGCAGTTTTAGGACTGTGACCTGCACAAATGAAGGGTGCAATTCTAGATTTAGTGCAGCTCAGATAGATCATCATGATTCAACCTGTCCTTTTAAAATACTTCCATGTGAGCAAAACTGCTCTGACAGGATCATGAGGCGTCAGATGGACCGGCATTGTATTACCATATGTCCCATGAAACTTGTGAAATGTCCTTTTTATTCAGTAGGATGCCATTCTACTATTCCTCAATGCACTATCGACCAACATCGATCTGAGGGTCTCTGTTCTCACGTGCTTTACATTCTTCAAGCTCTTCATGGTGAAGGATTAGCAGAGACTTTGAAGGAAAGGGCAGAAGCTGTGGTAAAG CTATCATCTCCTGAACAACTAGCATCAGCTCGTGATGCAAGAGCTTTAACCATTTCTGTCAAAGAACTTGATTCAAAGTTCGGGcctttaaaagttaaattaaatGCAAATCACTCTGAAGAGTTGACAGATTCAACTGACGAGATGGAGATCCCCAGCTTACATATCCAAAATGATGGGTTAGAGGAGTTCacgaaaaaagaagaaaagcaGATCATGTCACCCTCCAAAGGTAGCGACCATGATGACTCCTGCCATGAGAAGGAGACATCAGTGGACTCACCCGCTAAAGTAAGTGCACAAATTGAGTCAAAACTTAGGCAAGAAAACTTGAATGAGTCGCCCTGTCAAAGAAAAGAGGATGTACACTCACCAACCGAAGTTGAAGAGCAGATGAGGAAATCATCCATAGCTGCAGTGGTTGATCCAGATACAGAGGAACATGCTACATTACAAATCAAGAAAGAAGAGCTCTCAGAATCAATTCATGAGAGGGAAAAGCATAACGAGTCAGCTAACTAG